In one Nocardia tengchongensis genomic region, the following are encoded:
- a CDS encoding RNA methyltransferase: MAEVIDIDDPADPRVADFRDLNNADRRPDLPGGKGLVIAEGVVVVQRMLASRFTPFALFGVANRYEQLREDLAAVDIPYYRTSADVMAQVVGFHLNRGVLAGAYRPRELTAAEVVAQARTVAVLEGVNDHENIGSIFRNAAGLGADAVLFGDRCSDPLYRRAVRVSMGHVLRVPFAQLPPFPAGLDVLRDNGFQIVALTPNPKADTLATAMTGDKVALLLGAEGPGLTEETMRASDIRARIPMTPGTDSLNVATAAAMAFYERVRTQ, encoded by the coding sequence GTGGCCGAAGTAATCGATATCGACGATCCAGCAGATCCGCGGGTCGCCGATTTCCGCGACCTCAATAACGCCGATCGACGGCCCGACCTGCCCGGGGGCAAGGGTTTGGTGATCGCGGAGGGTGTCGTGGTGGTGCAGCGGATGCTGGCCTCGCGGTTCACGCCGTTCGCATTGTTCGGGGTCGCCAACCGATATGAGCAGCTGCGCGAGGATCTCGCGGCGGTGGATATTCCGTATTACCGGACCAGTGCCGACGTGATGGCGCAGGTGGTCGGATTCCATTTGAATCGGGGCGTGCTCGCGGGGGCGTATCGGCCGCGGGAACTCACCGCCGCGGAAGTGGTCGCGCAGGCGCGCACGGTGGCGGTGCTCGAGGGCGTGAACGACCACGAGAACATCGGATCCATCTTCCGCAATGCCGCCGGACTCGGCGCGGACGCGGTGCTGTTCGGGGACCGGTGCTCGGATCCGCTGTACCGGCGGGCCGTGCGGGTGTCGATGGGGCACGTGCTGCGGGTCCCGTTCGCGCAGCTGCCGCCGTTCCCGGCGGGGCTGGACGTGCTGCGCGACAACGGTTTCCAGATCGTGGCGCTGACCCCGAATCCGAAGGCGGACACCCTCGCCACCGCCATGACCGGCGACAAGGTCGCGCTGCTGCTGGGTGCGGAAGGGCCCGGGCTGACCGAGGAGACCATGCGGGCCAGCGACATCCGGGCCCGCATCCCTATGACTCCGGGGACCGATTCGCTTAATGTGGCGACAGCGGCCGCCATGGCCTTCTACGAGAGAGTGCGAACCCAGTGA
- a CDS encoding DUF2537 domain-containing protein, translating to MSHPPDGPYGYGYSEPTPWASGIAVVVLVTALTATGVYAFGAALAQIHWLLAVVVNLIAVGGAAPTAWRWRYAPVTRWVIAGLGAGVLVAWLSLLLF from the coding sequence GTGAGTCATCCGCCCGACGGACCCTACGGATACGGGTATTCCGAACCGACCCCGTGGGCCAGCGGCATCGCCGTGGTCGTGCTGGTGACGGCGTTGACCGCCACGGGCGTGTACGCGTTCGGCGCCGCGCTGGCGCAGATCCATTGGCTGCTCGCGGTGGTGGTCAATCTGATCGCGGTCGGCGGGGCCGCGCCGACCGCCTGGCGCTGGCGGTACGCACCGGTGACCCGGTGGGTGATCGCGGGCCTGGGCGCGGGCGTGCTGGTGGCCTGGCTGAGCCTGCTGCTGTTCTGA
- a CDS encoding DUF6928 family protein — MSVPSTVSSLWYVDAPDPVAVLRAHPGPDPDAAFALAKQLNPGRDVVPAASGTMKVWAGPDPESVYIGCYPGVTVVCSTQAALPRPTRLPELLVRPLASEQTFLISYDLSLGWGAFAYWERGEFRRSFSATRVNILEDEGMPRVWERPYWAGEHPIRLVPGELPDPQLLPFEPPDFADAANQEWLGFRYRDQVSEDDLTPDQIQICGFSLYPKGEAPALDSEPEPPVEHNGKRGLLRWLRGRDRVS; from the coding sequence ATGTCGGTGCCATCAACGGTCTCATCCCTCTGGTACGTCGACGCCCCCGATCCGGTGGCCGTGCTGCGCGCGCATCCGGGACCCGACCCCGATGCCGCCTTCGCACTCGCCAAACAGCTCAATCCGGGCCGGGACGTGGTGCCGGCCGCCTCCGGCACCATGAAGGTCTGGGCGGGCCCGGACCCCGAATCCGTCTATATCGGTTGCTATCCCGGCGTCACCGTCGTGTGCTCGACCCAGGCCGCGCTGCCGCGGCCCACCCGGCTGCCGGAGCTGCTGGTCCGCCCGCTCGCCTCCGAGCAGACCTTCCTGATCTCCTACGACCTGTCGCTGGGCTGGGGCGCGTTCGCGTATTGGGAGCGCGGCGAATTCCGCCGCTCCTTCAGCGCGACCCGGGTCAACATCCTCGAGGACGAGGGCATGCCGCGGGTCTGGGAGCGGCCCTACTGGGCGGGCGAGCATCCCATCCGGCTGGTCCCCGGAGAACTGCCCGACCCGCAGCTGCTGCCCTTCGAACCGCCGGACTTCGCCGATGCCGCCAATCAGGAGTGGCTCGGATTCCGGTACCGGGACCAGGTTTCCGAGGACGACCTGACCCCCGACCAGATCCAGATCTGCGGATTCTCGCTGTACCCCAAGGGGGAAGCGCCCGCACTGGACAGCGAGCCGGAACCGCCGGTCGAGCACAATGGGAAACGCGGCCTGCTGCGCTGGCTGCGCGGCCGCGACCGCGTCTCCTGA
- the sepH gene encoding septation protein SepH encodes MRELRVIGLTPDSTHIVCIDTESGQKYRLAADDKLRAAARGDLARFGQIEIETEATMRPRDIQARIRAGASVEQVTEESGMPLSRVERFAYPVLLERARAAELAQKAHPVRNDGPAIETLIEIVSAAFAERGHNIEVAEWDAWKDEKGYWVAQLQWQAGRSVIAAHWRYQPDAHGGSVVPLDDPASDLIDPDFGRALRGLVTILPDQTDPVLAEVPVAAPAPAPREERTVEYEPAPARVAQQQNVDDYYEQRAAVGDGTVPVTTAAAPAPAPAPAPAPVEPAAPVQPAAPAATAAAPALPATPPAPAPAAEATPEPAPAPAQPAAKANAQKPNRAKRGGKAPMPSWEDVLLGVRSSGH; translated from the coding sequence GTGCGTGAACTTCGAGTAATCGGATTGACGCCCGATTCCACGCATATCGTATGCATCGACACCGAGAGCGGTCAGAAGTACCGCCTCGCCGCCGACGATAAGTTGCGCGCCGCTGCCCGCGGAGATCTTGCCCGATTCGGCCAAATCGAGATCGAAACGGAAGCCACGATGCGCCCTCGCGATATCCAGGCTCGTATCCGTGCCGGCGCCTCGGTGGAGCAGGTCACCGAAGAGTCGGGCATGCCGCTCTCGCGCGTCGAACGTTTCGCGTATCCCGTTCTGCTGGAACGCGCCCGGGCCGCCGAGCTGGCGCAGAAGGCGCACCCCGTCCGCAATGACGGTCCCGCCATCGAGACCCTGATCGAGATCGTGTCGGCCGCCTTCGCCGAGCGCGGCCACAATATCGAGGTCGCCGAATGGGATGCCTGGAAGGACGAGAAGGGCTACTGGGTCGCCCAATTGCAGTGGCAGGCGGGCCGTTCGGTGATCGCCGCCCATTGGCGCTACCAGCCCGACGCGCACGGCGGTTCCGTGGTGCCGCTCGACGATCCGGCCTCGGACCTCATCGATCCCGACTTCGGCCGGGCCCTGCGGGGTCTGGTGACCATCCTGCCGGACCAGACCGACCCGGTCCTGGCGGAGGTTCCGGTGGCCGCGCCCGCTCCCGCCCCGCGCGAGGAACGGACCGTCGAGTACGAACCCGCGCCGGCGCGAGTCGCCCAGCAGCAGAACGTGGATGACTACTACGAGCAGCGCGCCGCCGTCGGCGACGGCACGGTCCCGGTGACCACGGCCGCCGCTCCGGCGCCCGCACCCGCTCCGGCTCCGGCTCCGGTGGAACCGGCGGCTCCGGTGCAGCCCGCTGCTCCGGCCGCGACCGCGGCGGCCCCCGCACTGCCCGCTACGCCGCCCGCTCCGGCTCCGGCCGCCGAGGCCACTCCGGAACCGGCGCCCGCCCCGGCACAGCCCGCCGCGAAAGCCAACGCGCAGAAGCCGAATCGGGCCAAGCGTGGCGGCAAGGCTCCGATGCCGTCCTGGGAGGACGTGCTCCTAGGCGTGCGCAGCTCGGGTCACTGA